One genomic window of Onychomys torridus chromosome 19, mOncTor1.1, whole genome shotgun sequence includes the following:
- the LOC118570654 gene encoding endogenous retrovirus group K member 7 Pro protein-like, with translation MAFIGRGNSAQPRGAAQIGSPEAYWVQPISHSRPTLTLKLDGKKFQGILDTGADTTVISQDHWPASWSLASLTDLKGIGQSSNILQFSKVLAWTDEEGNQGTVTPFVVPGLPVNLWGQDIFSQMKVILYSPNEVVTQQMLRLCFIPGKGFSKLQQGRTQPIAPTIKTDRLGLGFEGF, from the exons ATGGCTTTCATTGGGCgagggaat TCCGCCCAGCCAAGAGGAGCTGCTCAGATTGGCTCACCAGAGGCTTACTGGGTTCAGCCTATTTCTCACTCTCGACCCACACTTACCCTTAAACTAGATGGTAAAAAATTCCAGGGGATTCTGGATACTGGCGCTGACACCACTGTGATCTCCCAAGACCATTGGCCTGCCTCCTGGTCCCTTGCCTCCCTCACTGACCTCAAGGGCATAGGTCAATCCAGTAACATCCTCCAATTCTCTAAAGTCCTGGCCTGGACAGATGAAGAGGGTAATCAGGGTACTGTCACCCCCTTTGTGGTCCCTGGGCTCCCTGTCAACCTTTGGGGTCAAGATATTTTCTCCCAAATGAAGGTCATCCTCTATAGCCCAAATGAGGTGGTTACCCAACAAATGTTACGCCTGTGCTTTATCCCAGGAAAGGGTTTCAGTAAACTTCAACAGGGCCGAACCCAACCCATCGCTCCCACTATTAAAACAGATAGGCTTGGTCTTggctttgagggtttttaa